One window of the Lysobacter sp. S4-A87 genome contains the following:
- the phoR gene encoding phosphate regulon sensor histidine kinase PhoR, translated as MPPRARSAWFRTLGQLALILATAAVVGLAIGQPWPVITLAALGVVAWHYWRLRSVLVRLTARQRLTPPLGEGIWNELDRLLHRSQSEMRGRKKRLIEMLRAYRAAAAALPDAIVVVERNSQRIQWFNEAAIGLLQLKYPRDIGGPVAQRLQPLQLSHWLASGRNAETLEVTSPWNPAATLSLRLIPYSDDLWLLVARDVSRLLQLEQMRRDFVANVSHELRTPLTVVHGYLDMLDPAEHPDWAPMLAEMQRQSQRMTQLVEDLLMLSRLESQDSLPAEETVAMSPMLTTLRREAVALSQGRHEILVEDAAAVDLWGSNKELHSAFSNLVGNAIRYTPAGGTIRIRFRPEGTRPDSKGAVLEVVDSGYGIPAAHLPRITERFYRVSTSRSRESGGTGLGLSIVKHVLNLHQARLEISSEVGRGSTFSCHFGAERVRPREDLALSFEALP; from the coding sequence ATGCCGCCCCGCGCCCGCTCCGCCTGGTTCCGCACCCTCGGCCAACTCGCCCTGATCCTGGCCACCGCCGCCGTGGTCGGCCTGGCGATCGGGCAGCCCTGGCCCGTCATCACCCTGGCTGCCCTTGGCGTGGTTGCCTGGCACTACTGGCGCCTGCGCAGCGTGCTGGTGAGGCTGACGGCGAGGCAACGGCTGACGCCGCCGCTGGGCGAAGGCATCTGGAACGAACTCGACCGCCTGCTCCATCGCAGCCAGTCGGAAATGCGCGGACGCAAGAAGCGCCTGATCGAGATGCTGCGTGCGTACCGTGCCGCCGCAGCGGCACTGCCCGACGCGATCGTCGTGGTCGAGCGCAACAGCCAGCGCATCCAGTGGTTCAACGAGGCCGCCATCGGCCTGCTGCAACTGAAGTACCCGCGCGACATCGGCGGCCCGGTCGCGCAGCGCCTGCAGCCGCTGCAGCTGTCGCACTGGCTGGCGTCCGGGCGCAACGCCGAGACGCTGGAAGTCACCTCGCCGTGGAATCCGGCGGCGACGCTGAGCCTGCGCCTGATCCCCTACTCCGACGACCTGTGGCTGCTGGTTGCGCGCGATGTCAGCCGCCTGCTGCAGCTGGAGCAGATGCGCCGCGATTTCGTCGCCAACGTCTCGCACGAACTGCGCACCCCGTTGACCGTGGTGCACGGCTACCTCGACATGCTCGACCCCGCCGAACACCCGGACTGGGCGCCGATGCTGGCCGAGATGCAGCGCCAGTCGCAGCGCATGACCCAGCTGGTCGAGGACCTGCTGATGCTGTCGCGGCTGGAATCGCAGGACAGCCTGCCGGCCGAGGAAACCGTGGCGATGTCGCCGATGCTGACGACGCTGCGGCGCGAGGCGGTCGCGCTGAGCCAGGGCCGCCACGAAATCCTGGTGGAGGACGCCGCCGCGGTCGACCTGTGGGGTTCCAACAAGGAGCTGCACAGCGCATTCTCCAACCTGGTCGGCAACGCGATCCGCTACACCCCGGCCGGCGGCACGATCCGGATACGCTTCCGCCCCGAAGGCACCCGCCCCGACAGCAAGGGCGCGGTGCTGGAAGTGGTCGACAGCGGCTACGGCATCCCGGCGGCGCACCTGCCACGCATCACCGAGCGCTTCTACCGCGTCTCCACCAGCCGCTCGCGCGAAAGCGGCGGCACCGGGCTGGGGCTGTCGATCGTCAAGCACGTGCTGAACCTGCACCAGGCACGGCTGGAGATCAGCAGCGAAGTCGGACGTGGTAGTACGTTCTCCTGTCATTTCGGCGCCGAACGCGTGCGCCCGCGCGAGGACCTCGCGCTGTCCTTCGAGGCATTGCCATGA
- the ppk1 gene encoding polyphosphate kinase 1, producing the protein MNAAVVTSAVETPLESDPLRDPGLYFNRELSQLDFNFRVLAQAQDTTVPLLERLKYLCISCTNLDEFFEIRAGTLRHAQDLGISTGADGLSPATVLARIHDRAAQLVQAQYEVWNQVLRPALWDGGVRVLGRDAWDENQARWLRDYFRDEIMPVLSPLGLDPAHPFPKILNKSLNIVVVLKGKDAFGREGHLAIVRAPRSLPRIIQIPEEVGGGKHDFVFLSAVLSAFVDEMFPGMQVKGAYQFRVTRNSELIVDEDEVENLALALRDELVGRGYLRAVRLEIAEQCPDEIVRTLLENFDLTENAVYRINGPVNLNRVIQVYDLVQRPELKFPPFQPRQLSGVEAMFDKVAEGDVLLHHPFDAFTPVLELLRQASEDPNVLAIKQTLYRTGKDSMIVDSLVQAARNGKDVTVVVELRARFDEEANLGLADRLQDAGVQVVYGVVGYKTHAKMMLIVRREGRKLRRYTHMGTGNYHSGTARGYTDFGLITADPDIGADVHMIFQQLSGLAPTIKLKRLLQSPFTLHAGVLKRIDRETRHAKAGKPARIIAKMNALNEPQVVRALYLASQSGVQIDLIVRGACTVRPGMPGISENIRVRSIVGRFLEHHRVYWFANDGAPDLFCSSADWLERNLLRRIETGFPVLSPELAKRVYDEALENYLNDNVNAWELQTEGDYVRVTPAEGAPAHSAQSWLLSKICA; encoded by the coding sequence ATGAACGCCGCAGTAGTGACATCCGCAGTAGAGACGCCGCTCGAATCCGATCCGCTCCGCGACCCCGGGCTGTACTTCAATCGCGAGCTGTCGCAGCTGGACTTCAACTTCCGCGTGCTGGCCCAGGCGCAGGACACGACGGTGCCGCTGCTGGAGCGCCTGAAGTACCTGTGCATCTCGTGCACCAACCTCGACGAGTTCTTCGAGATCCGCGCCGGCACCCTGCGCCACGCCCAGGACCTGGGCATCTCCACCGGCGCCGACGGCCTGTCGCCGGCGACGGTGCTGGCGCGCATCCACGACCGCGCCGCACAACTGGTGCAGGCGCAGTACGAAGTCTGGAACCAGGTGCTTCGTCCGGCCCTGTGGGACGGCGGCGTGCGCGTTCTCGGCCGCGATGCGTGGGACGAGAACCAGGCGCGCTGGCTGCGCGACTACTTCCGCGACGAGATCATGCCGGTGCTGTCGCCGCTGGGCCTGGACCCGGCGCACCCGTTCCCGAAGATCCTCAACAAGTCGCTCAACATCGTCGTCGTGCTCAAGGGCAAGGACGCGTTCGGCCGCGAAGGCCACCTGGCAATCGTGCGTGCGCCGCGCTCGCTGCCGCGCATCATCCAGATTCCCGAGGAGGTCGGCGGCGGCAAGCACGATTTCGTGTTCCTGTCGGCGGTGCTGTCGGCGTTCGTCGACGAGATGTTCCCGGGCATGCAGGTCAAGGGTGCCTACCAGTTCCGCGTGACCCGCAACTCCGAACTGATCGTCGACGAGGACGAAGTCGAGAACCTGGCGCTGGCCCTGCGCGACGAACTGGTCGGCCGCGGCTACCTGCGCGCGGTACGGCTGGAGATCGCCGAGCAGTGCCCGGACGAGATCGTGCGCACGCTGCTGGAGAACTTCGACCTGACCGAGAACGCGGTCTACCGCATCAACGGCCCGGTCAACCTCAATCGCGTGATCCAGGTCTACGACCTGGTGCAGCGACCGGAACTGAAGTTCCCGCCGTTCCAGCCGCGCCAGCTTTCCGGCGTCGAGGCGATGTTCGACAAGGTGGCCGAGGGCGACGTGCTGCTGCACCACCCCTTCGACGCCTTCACGCCGGTGCTCGAACTGCTCCGCCAGGCATCGGAAGACCCGAACGTGCTGGCGATCAAGCAGACGCTGTACCGCACCGGCAAGGACTCGATGATCGTCGACAGCCTGGTCCAGGCGGCGCGCAACGGCAAGGACGTGACGGTCGTGGTCGAGCTGCGCGCGCGCTTCGACGAAGAGGCCAACCTCGGCCTGGCCGATCGCCTGCAGGACGCCGGCGTGCAGGTCGTGTACGGGGTGGTGGGCTACAAGACCCACGCCAAGATGATGCTGATCGTGCGCCGCGAGGGCCGCAAGCTGCGCCGCTACACGCACATGGGCACCGGCAATTACCACAGCGGCACGGCGCGCGGTTACACCGACTTCGGCCTGATCACCGCCGATCCCGACATCGGCGCCGACGTCCACATGATCTTCCAGCAGCTGTCCGGGCTGGCGCCGACCATCAAGCTCAAGCGCCTGCTGCAGTCGCCCTTCACCCTGCACGCCGGCGTGCTCAAGCGGATCGACCGCGAGACCCGTCATGCCAAGGCCGGCAAGCCGGCGCGGATCATCGCCAAGATGAACGCCCTCAACGAACCACAGGTGGTGCGTGCGCTGTACCTGGCCTCGCAGTCCGGCGTGCAGATCGACCTGATCGTGCGCGGCGCGTGCACGGTCCGTCCGGGCATGCCCGGCATCTCCGAGAACATCCGGGTGCGCTCGATCGTCGGCCGCTTCCTCGAGCACCACCGCGTGTACTGGTTCGCCAACGACGGCGCGCCGGACCTGTTCTGCTCCAGTGCCGACTGGCTGGAGCGCAACCTGCTGCGGCGGATCGAGACCGGGTTCCCGGTGCTGTCTCCCGAGCTGGCCAAACGGGTCTACGACGAGGCGCTCGAGAACTACCTGAACGACAACGTCAACGCCTGGGAGCTGCAGACCGAAGGCGACTATGTTCGCGTAACGCCGGCCGAAGGCGCGCCCGCACATTCGGCCCAGAGCTGGCTGTTGTCGAAGATCTGCGCCTGA